The genomic region ACGGGCgctccctgctggtcgtgccTCACCAagcgactctctctctcgctccccaGCGCACTCGCATATTCCGTCTGTCCACTTCTCCCTCGACTCACCCTTTTCTTTAGTGGCACTACGGCCTCGAACCTCACAGTCAGCACCTCTGTGCGTTCCAGCCCGAGTGCTGCGGTTTGGCGCAACTGTGGCAGTGAGGAGTCATGAGTCTGATAACgaccatctctctctttcgagGCTTCCTTGGGGTGTCCTCGTGGACGAACGGGCCCAAGCTGGATGGTGCGGTGTGGGACTGTCGCATCGCGTTGTCTAGTGCGCCTGATAATATAGAGGCCCACATGAAGAACCTGCAGCCATCGCTAAAGCCCTGCTGAGCCATGCACTTGGCAAGGGTCAGAGGCAGTTGTGTCACGATTCTCGAGAAGGGCATGCGTGCGTACCGTGGGACGAGGAAGGACGAGGGCTGAGTAGAAAATACGCAGTCGTACTTTGCTGGAAGTGCTATACCGGGTTAGAATACCGGCTAGCCCGTGATGCCGCGAGTGCGGGGGTATGCAGTAGCTTCACTCCGTCGGTGCTGGCTTGGTGTACAGCCGCCCAGGTCGGATCTGCCGTGAGGGTGGCCAGTCGCGTGCACTTGCAATCGGGTGGTGTTGGCATGGAATCTTGGCGAAGACCAATCCAGCTCGCGACTTGCTCGCTTCCTGTGCGACACGCCACCTCCTGTGAGCATCTCCCATTGGCCTGTTCCTGCGCTGTCCCTCTCCGAGCCACTCAACGCGGAGTCCAGCGTCCGCTTTCGCTTGAggggtgttgctgctggtgctcctCGCATGGGTTCGCTTTGCTGTtcctcagcgctgcctccgcgGAATACGCCTCGGCAGCCGCTCCCACCTCGGATACGATCCCTGTTAGCGCAGCTCTAGAGTAACCACCGGCGTAGCCGTAGCGTGGTTTGGCTTTGCCGCATGTTTGCCCTCAGAGCCTTTGATCTGGTGGTTCACCTTGTCAACCAGACCAGATGTGAGAGCATtcagctgcctcgccatcTCGCGTACGCCTGCCATGCCCGCTTGGTTCCCTTGGGCGTTGTGAACGAGAATATGTGCCCGCCACCAAGCAATACGTTGTCCTCCAGTTTCTTGTGAAACCCTGCCACGGCACTCTCCGCGCCGCCAACCAGGCCGTCACTTGCTGCCTTCACTTCAGCCTGTAAGAGGGGATGCGTTGAGCTCGCGCCACTTTGCGGAGAAAAAAGGATACTGCAGTCTGGCACCTCGCTCACTGCGGGAAGTCAATGTGTCACTTGCCTCAGAGGCTGGCCACAAGCCAGTGATGCGTTTTGATGGCGTCATCAGTGCTGAAGTGGAGGATCACGTGCATCAGTGCGTAGCTTGCCTCGTTCAAGGTCATTTGAGAAGAGCACGCACTAGCTCAGCCTCACCGCCATGGGGGTCAAATGGCCTTGGTGGGCGAGACTCATGAAGCTCTCCTCTGGCTCTTCGCGAGCTGCGGGCCTTTGAAACGTTGCTGTTCCCTTTCTGCCCACGTGGTTCAGTCGTTATCGGCTCCTGCAGCCACGGGTAGACTTGTAGCTGGTGCTTGCGCATACGTCTCTCCATCACGAGGTACTTCACGCTTCTCATGCCTGCTTCGGGTTGCCTCGGCGCTGAGAGGGCCGCCAGTACCGCCTCATTCTCTGCCTTCAGTTCCTCTGCGGTGTAATCTGCTCCTTTACTTCTCAAGGACTGCAAGACAACGCTTGCATTCGTCTGCTATCGACTCTGGTGGCTGACACATTTGAACTGAGATGGTCTTTGCCGGGTGACAACTGGTGATGAAATGAGCAAAGCCCTTTTCGCTTAGCTGGCGTGCCGTCTTCAacgaggagaagaaaggagaacgTACACCGAGTGAAGTGCGCTCTGTAGCTGCCATGCTGTGCGAGCGAAGGAGACGGCAGACGTAAGAGGTCATGCAAGTTCGAGGAGGGGGTTGCTCAACCGTGAGACTGCATTTCGACTGCTCTGCTCTGAGCTATAGAAAGAAAATCCTTTTGCTTGGCGGCTGCTACTTGCCAGACAGTCAAAGCCCAGCAAAGTGTGAGCAAATCTCTGATTTCTCTCCACCAACCGCGCCGAGCTTCGAAACACGGGGATGAGGGGTACTGGCCGTCCCCCTCAccagcaccatcaccatcacccgTCTACGAGAAGCGCTTACCCCCATGAGGTGCGCAATTCCCAAACACACGGCGACGTGGAAGCAAAACCATGAAAGAGAAATGACTGCAAAAGAAGCGctaaagaaaaaagaaatgTTTGTGTGTTGGGCACGTGGACGCAGtaaagggggaaggggaaagagagaaataaGGGGCAGAAAGGGCAAACAAGCCTGTGTGGTTGTATACGCTTCTTGCAAGCAAGGACAACAACACAAGTGCTTCCTTTCTTAGGATTCGAAAATATGTACcgggaagagaaaagcaaCGCGCAAcacgcagcacagcgcaggagcgagaaaaaagggggtatgaaaaggcagaggaagaaaacgGAAAGTCGCCGTTCAACGATTTTCTTCCgcttgtgtgtatgcgtgcgtgtttgtgtttgtttgtttgttggGTGTACGCCGTCAAGCCGGCCGTGTCACGCCGCCTGCCACAGACGtggcttctctccctccccttgtCGTTCTACTTCAGCTCTGACGCGCCTGTCTCTCGACGCGTCACGAACACACACGAAAGAACACAGACGCCCACCTAGCCTCATCTTCCTggatgggtgtgtgtgtgtgcgtgtgcgtgggtgtgggtgggtgggaagGCGAGTGAACAGCTGTGTGAGCCCGACTAGGAATCACTCGCGGTATCACCTGTTGTTCAGGTatcggaagaaaagagaaccAAAGATGAGGTGCGAGGACTGGGAAAGGCCATAGACACGGGTTGATGAGGTCAAATTGAAAAATAAAGCAAAACGCAACAGAGTGCGGTTTAAGACTGcagaacacgcacacacagatgTCCGTCAGTCAAAGTGTATCgagctgtttttttttggtcgTGGAGCTTCGCTACATTTTCCCCCTCAGGAAGGGGGTGACGAGAAAAATGTCCAACTACAAAGAGACGAAGAACTCCTTTGCTTAAGAAAAGATAGCCGCTCATGCTGATAAATATGAAaccgaaagagagagagacgagagagagagtcgtgAAGCATccagagggaaagggaaaaataTATTTGTAGCAAGCACGTTAGAGCAGAACAGAAGGCACATGTATAGCCCGAGAAAAAGATAGAAACAGCGAGAAGTGCCTTGATAAGGTCTGTCTGCGAAGGGCCCTGCGGAGGGTGGTATTGAGTCGCTGCGGTGGCTACTTCAGTGAGGGCAAACCAGCAACGCCGGTCGATTCAATGCCACACTCATCGGTGCCGCGCCTGATCAGGAAGTAGCCGTTGTCACCCCAATCACTGTTCCAGCTGTTGGCGATCTTCCAGTACGGCGTGCCGTTCTGGACGCCCCAACCAACCAACTTCACAGCATGTCCGCCGAGACGCTCGCCAGTGGTGTGGCTGTACACGCCACTCTTGTAGGAGACGAAATCGGCGTACACATCGAAGGCCACCTCGAAGGGGCCGTAGGTCATGAGCTCGATCATGTACTCGCGCTCGCCACGGAGGCTGTAGGACTTTTCGCCCTTGTGCTTGGTCAACGCCGTATGGGAGTCCGCGCAGGTGGAGTTGCATGTGGGGGTGTCGTAGATGGTGCTCGGACAGGCTGGGTACTTACCACCGTCCGTGTGATGACCGCACGGGGGGAAGGGGTAGGGCTGACAGACCTCGGACGTTagacccacccacacccaccacaGCCACGCCATCGTCGGGATGCCACCCTGGCAACCCATGCCGCATACaaagcagcaggagaggaGGTGTCCAGTCGAGACGCGGAGATCCGTAATGCCGGCGACTGTGCAGTAGCGGTCCGACATAGCCTCCACCGCGGCGATGGCCCAGCACGAACCGCAGTTCGACTGGTCACGGATCTCGCTAATCGTCCGGCACTTGGGCCATTTGTCGCTTGAGTCGAACGATGTTGGTAACTCCTGTGCCAGTTCCTCCGCAGAGAAGatgcggggagagagagccgcgGTGCTCATGTTGAGCACACCCATCAGCTTGCGCAACTCCTCATCACTCTTGCCGCTGACCAGGTGTCCATTATCAGCCGAGGCGGTCCACTGACCCTTCGCTTTTAAGTTGATCTCCGCCACAAAACGGTTGCTGAGAAGCGGTGTGTTCCTCGGCACGATGTAGAGAGTGCTCAACGTGGTGGCCAGCAGTACGACGAGCACGACCGCCACGAGCAGCAGAAACTTGGTGTAGCACCGCATTGTACGTCACAGCACACGATCGAGAACAGTATCAAGCGAGGAAACGAAAGAAGGGCGTGAGAAACGTATGTGCATAAACCTCAGCCAATGAAGAGAAGGTAAAGAAGGGAGTAAAAGCGCGGCAGACAACAAAAGGAACGAGACAAGAAATACAGAGGGGCTAATAACTGAGAGTGAAgtgggagggaaagagagagaagattTTGTGGAGCaatttgtgtgtgtgtgggggggggggaggtatGCGGAGAAGTGGAGGCGGCAAAACACTTGGCACCGCAACCGCAGCAGTggtgagaaaaaaaaagagccaGGTTGAAAGGCAGTGATGGATAGAGGAAGTGAGGATTGTGGTGGATGCGCTCCACCCATTCAGGGCGTGTTCAGCGTTCACGTAACAGGACAGGGTACGAGGTAATGGAAGCGAGTGAAAGGTGAGGATAAAGAGGTCGATAAGGTAAGTGAGTCCGTCGATTAGACTCGGCCATCACATGACACGTCCGCAGCTCAGAATGCTGGATGACAAAAGAAACCGAAAATATTACGACGAAGAGAACTTGCAGGGTTTGAGCCTCTCTACCGTCCTCGCGTGTGAGCTTTGCAAGGCATATTTCCAAGGAGTGAGTAGTGAATCTGAGCACCTTGGCAGATACGTTGCAAGGACCGTTTAACCGTGGCGAGTCGCGACTTCCGCTCGCTGTAGAAGTTTCACTCCTTAGGGGGAGAGCGGGGAGAAAGCGGGAGTGAGGCGATGTGGTCACCATTTTTTTACTCACGCAAACAGTGCTGTTGTCCGCGCTTCGAGCAACGGTGCCCTCAGCAGCTACTCTACAAGCAACATTACCACTCCTTTGCACTTGTGCGCTTCAAGAACGATCGCCtacgcagacacgcacacagcaaggaacacaaaaaaaaagacagcCAAGGGCAcgaaggaggaaagagatgCCATACCCAGCGCCCAACACTCCCACGCTTACCACCGCACCACAACTCCCCTCGTCAGCAGCACGGTGCCCTTCGGACTGCCCACAACGAGAAGAATGGGCATCTAGCAAAGTCCTGCGCTCAAGTGGGCAACAAGGGAAGCGTCGAAATCGCCTGTTTGTGCATGACTGTGTGAATGTGGGTGTTCGTATGTCCGTGGGTGCAAGCGCCATGCCTCCTACGCTAACATCACCTGACTTGACCCGTTATGATTAAACACATGAAAATAATCTTAAACGTCCACATATGCGCCATTAGCAGCGTACAGCCCActcccacacccacgcgtTAGGGAAACGCTGGCCAGTCCCACGCAACCATTCACGCAtcacgacgctgccgctgcgggttCATTCACCCGGCGAAGCGCTACAGCGAGGAGAAAAACGAAGACCCCTAACAGCACGAACAGCACGTTGAGTATCCAGTAATTAATCGTGCTGCCATCATCTCCTTTGTTGGTCATCCAGCCGGTCGCCTCTAATGCGTCGAGGGAATGCTTCATTCGATTTGCAGCGCCGCTCGACCCGGTTGTA from Leishmania braziliensis MHOM/BR/75/M2904 complete genome, chromosome 29 harbors:
- a CDS encoding cysteine peptidase C (CPC) — protein: MRCYTKFLLLVAVVLVVLLATTLSTLYIVPRNTPLLSNRFVAEINLKAKGQWTASADNGHLVSGKSDEELRKLMGVLNMSTAALSPRIFSAEELAQELPTSFDSSDKWPKCRTISEIRDQSNCGSCWAIAAVEAMSDRYCTVAGITDLRVSTGHLLSCCFVCGMGCQGGIPTMAWLWWVWVGLTSEVCQPYPFPPCGHHTDGGKYPACPSTIYDTPTCNSTCADSHTALTKHKGEKSYSLRGEREYMIELMTYGPFEVAFDVYADFVSYKSGVYSHTTGERLGGHAVKLVGWGVQNGTPYWKIANSWNSDWGDNGYFLIRRGTDECGIESTGVAGLPSLK